The Mustela lutreola isolate mMusLut2 chromosome 3, mMusLut2.pri, whole genome shotgun sequence genome includes a region encoding these proteins:
- the COPS9 gene encoding COP9 signalosome complex subunit 9, which produces MKPAVDEMFPEGAGPYVDLDEAGGSTGLLMDLAANEKAVHADFFNDFEDLFDDDDIQ; this is translated from the exons ATGAAGCCGGCGGTGGACGAGATGTTCCCCGAGGGCGCCGGGCCCTATGTGGACCTGGACGAG GCAGGAGGCAGCACGGGGCTTCTGATGGACTTGGCAGCCAATGAGAAGGCAGTTCATGCAGACTTCTTCAATG ATTTCGAAGATCtgtttgatgatgatgatatccAGTGA
- the OTOS gene encoding otospiralin, giving the protein MKPCWVPGVALCLLLGPLVGAKPVQEEGDPYAELPAMPYWPFSTSDFWNYVQYFQTLGAYPQLEDMARTFFAHFPLGTTLGFHVPYQQD; this is encoded by the exons ATGAAACCCTGCTGGGTGCCAGGGGtggccctctgcctcctgctgggACCTCTGGTGG GGGCCAAGCCAGTGCAGGAGGAAGGAG ACCCCTATGCTGAGCTGCCCGCCATGCCCTACTGGCCTTTCTCCACCTCTGACTTCTGGAACTACGTGCAATACTTCCAGACGCTGGGGGCCTACCCCCAGCTGGAGGATATGGCCCGCACCTTCTTCGCTCACTTCCCCCTGGGGACCACGCTGGGCTTCCATGTCCCCTACCAGCAGGACTGA